A single Nitrospira sp. DNA region contains:
- a CDS encoding F0F1 ATP synthase subunit epsilon encodes MAGKILLEVVTPEHLLLSKQVDEVIAPGVDGEFGVLPGHAPFLTSLKIGELQYKMDNVWHYMSVLWGYAEVNQTKVTILAEVAEKAEDINVERAAQKVADAEQRLKTGGLPSDVKDAQISLEKARLRQKLAERARSAARH; translated from the coding sequence ATGGCTGGCAAGATTCTGTTAGAAGTCGTGACCCCCGAGCACCTGCTGCTCAGCAAACAGGTGGACGAGGTCATTGCGCCTGGCGTGGACGGCGAATTTGGCGTCCTCCCGGGACATGCGCCATTTCTGACCTCGCTCAAGATCGGCGAGCTGCAATACAAGATGGATAACGTCTGGCACTACATGTCCGTCCTGTGGGGCTATGCTGAGGTGAATCAAACGAAGGTCACGATCCTCGCCGAGGTCGCCGAGAAGGCTGAGGATATCAACGTGGAGCGCGCGGCGCAGAAAGTCGCCGACGCCGAGCAGCGCCTGAAGACCGGCGGCCTGCCGTCCGACGTCAAAGACGCCCAGATCAGTCTCGAAAAAGCCCGTCTCCGCCAGAAACTCGCCGAACGCGCGCGCAGCGCCGCCCGCCACTGA
- a CDS encoding methyltransferase domain-containing protein: MQPTEFPQYLHDLAKHHAALDPMHLMYDNVLKSGYLHFGFWPTEQAREVGLLARFAQAQERFADEFLAYLPPGRHQVLDVGAGMGRLAHEMTVRGHTVTAITPSSVQAEHIAKRYPAVTVKQGRLQDIGPSLAAGGYDVLVFSESFRYMPLKQVLPLFERLLSPQGRIIIGDWFAQDSAPPSRGHDHLEAAFRAQAQAQGWTVLSERDITQNILPTLTMAQEILCGLYLPLAGLVLSKFAQKRPRLFRLCLPWMTRALERKLLPQLIGRFEPAVFASHYRYLFLVLGRAAAR, translated from the coding sequence ATGCAGCCAACGGAATTTCCGCAATACCTACACGACCTCGCTAAGCATCACGCCGCACTCGACCCCATGCACCTGATGTACGACAACGTGCTCAAGTCGGGGTATCTGCATTTCGGCTTCTGGCCGACGGAGCAGGCGCGGGAAGTCGGTCTGCTGGCGCGTTTCGCGCAGGCCCAGGAACGGTTCGCGGACGAATTTCTCGCCTACTTGCCGCCCGGCCGTCACCAGGTGCTGGATGTCGGTGCCGGCATGGGCCGCCTGGCTCACGAGATGACCGTGCGCGGTCACACCGTCACCGCGATCACGCCGTCGTCCGTGCAAGCCGAACATATTGCGAAACGATATCCCGCCGTTACCGTGAAGCAGGGGCGGCTTCAGGACATTGGCCCGTCGCTTGCGGCCGGCGGGTACGATGTCCTGGTCTTCTCGGAAAGTTTCCGCTATATGCCGCTTAAGCAGGTGCTCCCACTGTTCGAACGGCTGCTGAGCCCTCAGGGCCGGATCATCATCGGCGACTGGTTCGCGCAGGACTCGGCGCCCCCGAGCCGTGGGCACGACCATTTGGAAGCCGCGTTCCGCGCCCAGGCGCAGGCGCAGGGGTGGACCGTGCTGAGCGAACGCGACATTACACAAAACATCCTGCCCACACTGACGATGGCGCAGGAAATTCTCTGCGGGCTCTATCTGCCGCTGGCCGGACTGGTGCTGTCAAAATTCGCGCAAAAGCGCCCGCGCCTGTTTCGACTCTGCCTGCCCTGGATGACGCGCGCGCTGGAGCGAAAGCTGCTGCCGCAACTGATCGGCCGCTTCGAGCCGGCCGTCTTCGCCAGCCATTACCGCTATCTCTTTCTCGTGCTGGGACGCGCCGCAGCCCGCTGA
- a CDS encoding RluA family pseudouridine synthase, whose amino-acid sequence MITEFLITAGEKPKRLDVFLANREPDLSRSAIQRFIELGRIQVNGEKVKPSQKIKPGDHITMDTPKAEPLTLKGESIPLDILHEDESLVVLNKPAGLVVHPAPGHWSGTLVNALLHHFERPGGSLSTVGGKERPGLVHRLDKDTSGVMVIAKTDKAHRGLAAQFKDHTITRRYEALVWGVPKKGHGLIELAIGRDTKERTKFSERTARPKPSVTEYKVVERFATLAARVDLFPKTGRTHQLRVHMTSIGHPLLGDPTYGGRKVKALEHLEIPRVMLHAKTLGFQHPVTGKQMEWTSPLPLDMETILTALRGTTRTS is encoded by the coding sequence ATGATTACGGAATTTCTCATCACCGCTGGCGAAAAACCGAAGCGGCTCGACGTGTTTCTGGCCAACCGTGAGCCGGACCTCTCGCGTTCCGCCATTCAGCGCTTCATCGAATTGGGCCGAATCCAGGTCAATGGAGAAAAGGTCAAGCCGAGCCAGAAGATCAAACCGGGTGACCACATTACAATGGATACGCCCAAGGCCGAGCCGCTGACGCTCAAGGGTGAGTCGATCCCGCTCGATATCCTTCACGAAGACGAATCGCTAGTTGTCCTGAACAAACCGGCCGGGCTCGTCGTGCATCCGGCCCCTGGTCATTGGTCCGGCACGCTGGTCAATGCGTTGCTGCACCACTTCGAGCGACCAGGTGGCTCACTCTCGACCGTCGGCGGCAAAGAACGGCCAGGATTGGTCCACCGGTTGGACAAGGACACCTCCGGCGTCATGGTCATCGCCAAAACGGACAAGGCCCATCGCGGACTCGCTGCGCAGTTCAAGGACCACACGATCACGCGCAGGTATGAGGCACTGGTCTGGGGCGTCCCGAAAAAAGGACACGGGCTAATCGAACTTGCCATCGGACGCGATACAAAGGAGCGAACAAAGTTTTCTGAGAGGACGGCGCGCCCCAAGCCCTCCGTCACGGAATACAAGGTCGTCGAGCGGTTCGCCACGCTGGCTGCGCGCGTGGATCTCTTTCCCAAAACCGGCCGCACGCATCAGTTGCGCGTGCACATGACCTCCATCGGCCATCCGCTGCTCGGCGACCCGACCTACGGCGGCCGCAAGGTGAAGGCGCTCGAACATCTCGAAATCCCGCGCGTGATGCTGCACGCCAAAACCCTCGGTTTCCAACATCCGGTGACTGGGAAACAGATGGAATGGACTTCTCCGCTGCCGCTCGACATGGAGACAATCCTCACGGCGCTCCGCGGGACCACGCGCACGTCTTGA
- a CDS encoding GNAT family N-acetyltransferase produces the protein MLTFSERTDFAPAHLVALYRCAPWAETRKTDDIMAMLSHSDLAISVWDGPRLIGFGRVLTDYVYRASIWDVVVDTEYQGQDIGTLIMERILQHPKLARVEKFWLCTRDKQTFYEKLGFSSKEQTGMVWDRQTHQPPK, from the coding sequence ATGCTCACTTTCTCCGAACGCACAGACTTCGCCCCCGCCCATCTCGTCGCCCTCTACCGCTGCGCCCCCTGGGCCGAGACTCGTAAAACGGATGACATCATGGCCATGCTCTCGCATTCGGACCTGGCCATTTCCGTGTGGGACGGCCCGCGGCTGATCGGTTTCGGACGCGTGCTCACGGATTATGTCTACCGGGCCTCCATCTGGGACGTCGTCGTGGACACGGAATACCAAGGCCAGGACATCGGCACCCTGATCATGGAAAGGATTCTGCAGCATCCGAAACTCGCCCGCGTGGAAAAATTCTGGCTCTGCACGCGCGACAAGCAGACCTTCTACGAGAAGCTCGGCTTTAGCTCAAAAGAACAAACCGGCATGGTTTGGGATCGCCAGACACATCAACCACCGAAGTAA
- a CDS encoding metal ABC transporter permease — MLEILTYDFMQRSLVAAILVGAVCSAIGVFVVLRGLAFVGAGTAHAAFAGVALAYLMGWPPLAVAILFGLATVWITGLLEERGQMKLDVSIGIFYTATMALAILFLGLMKSYNAEVYGYLFGSVLSVTPDELRVIAALGVCVMGILILFSKELYFIAFNQEMAEASGVPARRIFYLLLTLVAVTVVVSLKTVGALLVYAMVLIPASTAYQLTNSLSQMTLLSVVIGMLCATGGVVLSAAFDLPSGPAIVLLATAVFILSVLFSPKRFACGAA, encoded by the coding sequence ATGCTGGAAATACTCACATACGATTTCATGCAGCGGTCGCTGGTAGCGGCCATCTTGGTTGGTGCGGTTTGCTCCGCGATCGGTGTCTTCGTCGTGCTGCGGGGGCTCGCCTTCGTGGGCGCGGGCACGGCGCACGCCGCCTTCGCTGGCGTGGCGTTGGCCTATCTCATGGGCTGGCCTCCGCTGGCGGTGGCGATCCTCTTCGGGCTGGCGACTGTCTGGATCACGGGCCTGCTGGAAGAGCGGGGACAGATGAAACTCGACGTCTCGATTGGTATTTTCTACACGGCAACAATGGCGCTGGCGATCCTGTTTCTTGGCCTGATGAAAAGCTACAACGCTGAGGTCTATGGCTACCTGTTCGGCAGCGTGCTGTCGGTAACCCCGGATGAATTGCGCGTCATTGCCGCATTGGGAGTTTGTGTCATGGGCATACTGATACTGTTTTCCAAGGAGCTCTACTTTATTGCTTTCAATCAGGAGATGGCTGAAGCGTCCGGCGTGCCGGCACGGAGGATCTTTTATCTGTTGCTCACACTGGTGGCGGTGACGGTGGTGGTGTCACTCAAAACGGTAGGGGCCCTTCTCGTCTACGCGATGGTGTTGATTCCCGCGTCGACAGCCTACCAGCTTACGAACAGTCTTTCACAAATGACGCTGCTCTCGGTCGTCATTGGGATGCTCTGCGCGACCGGCGGCGTGGTGCTCTCGGCGGCATTTGATCTGCCGTCCGGCCCCGCGATCGTCTTATTGGCCACAGCAGTGTTTATCCTCTCCGTGCTGTTCTCGCCTAAGCGCTTCGCGTGCGGGGCCGCCTAG
- a CDS encoding metal ABC transporter ATP-binding protein, which produces MAKSIIKFEQATFGFPGVVALHDISLDIAEGEFVGVIGPNGSGKTTLCRAILGLLPPVSGHLQIFDCACEKLRCHHRARIGYLPQTESLDRNFPITVLEAVTMGRYGALGLFARASKKDREIALRALKNVGMQDRAGTALGHLSGGQQQRVFIARALAQQPQVLLLDEPTTGIDITTQYSVLDLIQQLHRDLGLTVLLVTHDINMIRERVNRLVLLKNRLAAAGPPKEVLRPEILRDVYGKDLVITEKDLVTVADYHHHH; this is translated from the coding sequence ATGGCCAAATCCATTATCAAATTCGAGCAGGCCACCTTCGGATTTCCAGGCGTGGTGGCGCTGCACGACATTTCGCTGGATATCGCCGAGGGCGAGTTTGTTGGCGTCATCGGTCCGAACGGTTCTGGCAAAACCACGCTCTGCCGTGCCATTTTGGGACTCCTGCCCCCCGTGTCTGGCCATCTGCAAATTTTCGATTGCGCCTGCGAGAAACTGCGGTGCCACCACCGGGCGCGCATTGGGTATCTACCGCAGACGGAATCGCTGGATAGGAACTTCCCCATCACGGTGCTGGAGGCGGTCACGATGGGCCGCTACGGGGCACTGGGGCTGTTTGCTCGGGCTTCAAAAAAAGACCGCGAGATCGCCCTGCGGGCGCTGAAAAACGTCGGCATGCAGGACCGTGCGGGCACGGCGCTGGGACACCTCTCGGGCGGCCAGCAACAGCGGGTGTTTATCGCGCGGGCCCTGGCGCAGCAGCCGCAAGTGCTCCTGCTCGACGAGCCGACCACCGGCATCGACATCACAACACAGTACAGCGTCCTGGATCTGATCCAGCAGCTCCATCGTGACCTGGGGCTGACCGTGCTGCTGGTCACCCACGACATCAATATGATCCGTGAGCGCGTCAACCGGCTCGTGCTGCTGAAAAACAGACTGGCGGCGGCCGGTCCTCCCAAGGAGGTTCTGCGACCGGAAATTCTGCGAGATGTCTACGGCAAGGACCTCGTCATCACGGAAAAGGATCTCGTCACGGTCGCAGACTATCACCACCATCACTAA
- a CDS encoding zinc ABC transporter substrate-binding protein, with protein sequence MSGRSILFIAALCGAVLAGPALASTPLTVVVTIPVLKDFVEQVGGTHVRVVSLLSGQENEHTYSPKPSDLLAVRKAWVFVEVGMGLEAWVGPLIRNAGNAGLRVVTTSEQIPRLADHPAGSDSHSHGDGNPHIWLDPNNAKLMVGRITEALAAVDPAHAGEYSANAARYRREISQLETELMDMLRGAPERRIVVHHPAWPYFARRFGFDIAGEIVTQSGAEPSARHLQELARKIRSDHIRVIVSEPQLNQKLPRILARESGAQLVVLTAIPGGVPGTSTYLDMLRYDVAQLVQALRIP encoded by the coding sequence ATGTCTGGCCGGAGCATCCTGTTCATCGCGGCGCTGTGCGGCGCCGTGCTTGCCGGCCCCGCTCTTGCCTCGACACCGCTGACGGTCGTCGTGACGATTCCGGTCCTGAAGGATTTCGTCGAACAGGTCGGCGGCACGCACGTCCGCGTCGTCTCGCTCCTGTCGGGGCAAGAGAACGAGCATACCTATTCGCCTAAGCCGAGCGATCTCCTCGCCGTGCGCAAGGCCTGGGTCTTTGTCGAAGTCGGCATGGGACTGGAGGCCTGGGTTGGTCCGCTAATCCGCAACGCGGGTAACGCGGGTCTGCGCGTGGTCACCACGTCTGAACAGATCCCGCGCCTCGCCGATCACCCTGCTGGATCGGATTCGCACAGTCATGGCGACGGCAACCCGCACATCTGGCTCGATCCAAACAATGCGAAGCTGATGGTGGGGCGGATCACGGAAGCGTTGGCGGCCGTCGATCCGGCACATGCTGGAGAATACAGTGCCAACGCGGCCCGCTATCGCCGGGAAATCAGCCAGCTGGAAACCGAACTGATGGACATGTTGCGGGGGGCGCCCGAACGCCGGATTGTTGTCCACCATCCGGCGTGGCCCTATTTCGCCAGGCGATTCGGCTTTGATATCGCCGGAGAAATCGTCACGCAGTCGGGCGCCGAACCCTCGGCACGCCATCTCCAGGAACTGGCCAGGAAGATCAGGTCCGATCATATCCGCGTAATCGTCTCGGAGCCGCAGCTCAATCAAAAATTGCCGCGTATTTTGGCCCGGGAATCCGGCGCACAGCTGGTGGTGCTGACGGCCATCCCGGGTGGCGTCCCGGGCACTAGCACCTATCTCGATATGCTTCGTTATGATGTGGCGCAATTGGTGCAGGCGCTCCGCATCCCCTGA
- a CDS encoding anhydro-N-acetylmuramic acid kinase, whose protein sequence is MRVVGLMSGTSGDGVDAALVDIRGAGHDLKVKLLAFVSTVYPPELQQRILAASTKGTVADICHLNAVLGEWFAKAALRVIKQAGLEPAKVDLIGSHGQTVHHMPQPVGEPGIGTIRSTLQIAEPAIIAERTDVTTIANFRPRDLAAGGEGAPLTPYVHHVLLRDKKRSRLIVNLGGIGNVTYLPAGKGIDGVLAFDTGPGNMVMDGLMQRLTKGKETMDKNGRLAAKGKAAIGLLAKLLAHPFLQRKPPKSTGREEFGVCFVEQLLDARKAHRLKPEDLLATAALFTAITIGSARKWLPGPVDDVMIGGGGVRNRTLMSNLSSVFSPVPVRTLEAAGWNSTAFEAVAFAVLAHQMFRGEPANVPSVTGANHPVILGTIVPGRRMP, encoded by the coding sequence ATGCGCGTTGTCGGCTTGATGTCGGGCACCTCGGGAGACGGCGTGGACGCCGCCCTCGTGGACATCCGTGGAGCGGGCCATGATCTCAAAGTCAAACTGCTGGCCTTCGTCTCCACCGTCTATCCGCCAGAACTGCAGCAGCGCATCCTCGCGGCTTCCACCAAGGGCACCGTCGCCGATATCTGCCACTTAAATGCCGTCCTTGGCGAATGGTTCGCCAAAGCTGCCCTACGCGTCATCAAGCAAGCAGGGCTCGAGCCGGCCAAGGTCGACCTGATCGGCTCGCATGGCCAGACCGTCCATCATATGCCGCAGCCGGTGGGAGAACCGGGGATCGGCACCATCCGATCCACCTTGCAGATCGCAGAGCCGGCGATTATTGCCGAGCGTACCGACGTCACAACCATTGCGAACTTTCGTCCGCGAGACCTGGCGGCGGGCGGCGAGGGCGCCCCGCTGACGCCCTATGTCCATCATGTCCTTCTGCGCGACAAGAAACGGTCTCGCCTCATCGTCAATCTCGGTGGCATCGGCAACGTCACCTATCTGCCGGCTGGCAAAGGGATCGACGGCGTGCTGGCCTTCGATACGGGACCGGGCAACATGGTGATGGACGGGCTGATGCAGCGACTGACCAAGGGCAAGGAGACCATGGACAAAAACGGTCGGCTAGCTGCGAAGGGGAAGGCAGCCATCGGCCTACTGGCCAAGCTCCTCGCGCATCCCTTTCTCCAGCGTAAGCCGCCGAAGTCCACTGGCCGGGAAGAATTTGGTGTGTGCTTTGTGGAGCAACTACTCGACGCCCGGAAAGCGCACCGGCTCAAACCCGAAGACCTGCTCGCCACCGCGGCGCTGTTCACGGCGATTACGATCGGCAGCGCACGCAAGTGGCTCCCGGGTCCGGTGGACGACGTGATGATCGGGGGCGGCGGCGTCCGCAACCGCACACTCATGAGTAATTTGTCCTCGGTCTTTTCACCGGTGCCTGTGCGCACACTCGAGGCTGCTGGCTGGAACAGCACGGCCTTTGAAGCTGTGGCCTTCGCCGTGCTGGCCCATCAAATGTTTCGCGGCGAGCCGGCCAACGTGCCCTCCGTTACCGGCGCCAACCACCCGGTCATTCTCGGCACCATCGTGCCGGGCCGCAGGATGCCCTGA
- a CDS encoding DUF2726 domain-containing protein: MDSRDIVSAFQVSLHAQPLLTKDEVVFYNLLRLTVQDQYLVFAQVPVWCLVDVQAKTPHARAAFFNTIALRRVDFVLVHPGTLATEKIIELDDPAVPAAQKEDRNKLIDGIFTEAGIALVRLQNPGTYTCPTLATALGLGD; this comes from the coding sequence ATCGATTCGAGGGATATTGTGAGCGCATTTCAGGTTTCGCTGCACGCCCAACCGCTGCTGACCAAGGATGAGGTGGTCTTTTACAATCTGCTACGCCTAACCGTGCAGGACCAGTATCTGGTCTTTGCACAAGTGCCGGTCTGGTGCCTCGTGGACGTGCAGGCCAAGACCCCTCACGCCCGCGCGGCTTTTTTCAACACGATCGCCCTGCGGCGCGTGGACTTCGTGCTCGTCCATCCGGGCACGCTGGCCACGGAGAAAATCATCGAACTGGACGACCCGGCTGTTCCAGCGGCGCAGAAGGAGGACCGGAACAAGCTGATCGACGGGATTTTTACGGAAGCCGGCATTGCGCTGGTGCGACTGCAGAATCCCGGTACCTATACGTGCCCAACACTGGCCACCGCGCTGGGCCTTGGGGACTAG
- a CDS encoding methionyl-tRNA formyltransferase — protein MRIVFMGTPEFAIPSLNALLDSPHDVVGVVTQPDRPKGRGQELATSPIKQLALERGVPILQPLKMKDPAFLEALAAWKPDLIAVTAFGRILPKVVLDLPPKGCMNVHGSLLPKYRGAGPIQWAIIKGEHETGITTMLMDEGMDTGAMLLQETLPITPVDTAGTLSTRLAEVGGRLLVTTIAGLLDGTVAPKPQDHSRATMAPLLQKEDGLLDWTQSAVDLVNRIRGLTPWPGAYTFAKNERWAIWRASVMEQSGGGTPGTVHSTTKDAILVTTGKDLLVLTELQPANSRKMTAAQYLAGHPIPPGLVLGAGLAPATNE, from the coding sequence ATGCGTATTGTGTTCATGGGCACGCCGGAGTTTGCCATCCCCTCATTGAACGCCCTGTTGGACTCGCCTCACGATGTGGTTGGGGTCGTCACACAACCGGACCGGCCGAAGGGCCGCGGGCAGGAACTAGCCACCTCGCCGATTAAGCAATTGGCGCTGGAGCGCGGGGTCCCGATCCTGCAACCACTGAAGATGAAAGATCCGGCGTTTCTGGAGGCACTGGCTGCTTGGAAACCAGACTTGATCGCCGTCACGGCGTTCGGGCGCATTCTTCCAAAAGTCGTGCTCGACCTGCCACCGAAAGGCTGCATGAACGTCCACGGCTCACTGCTGCCGAAATACCGAGGCGCAGGCCCCATTCAATGGGCCATCATCAAGGGCGAGCATGAAACCGGCATCACGACCATGCTAATGGACGAGGGCATGGACACGGGTGCGATGCTCTTACAGGAGACACTACCTATCACGCCGGTCGATACTGCCGGCACGCTCTCAACCAGGCTGGCCGAGGTGGGCGGACGGCTGCTGGTCACGACGATCGCGGGACTGCTGGACGGGACTGTAGCGCCTAAGCCCCAGGATCATAGCCGCGCCACAATGGCCCCGCTGCTCCAAAAGGAGGATGGCCTCCTTGACTGGACGCAATCGGCTGTTGATCTCGTCAACCGCATCCGTGGCCTCACACCTTGGCCCGGCGCCTATACTTTTGCGAAGAACGAACGCTGGGCAATTTGGCGAGCCTCGGTGATGGAGCAGTCCGGGGGCGGAACACCCGGGACCGTGCACAGTACCACCAAAGATGCAATCCTTGTCACGACCGGCAAGGACCTGCTGGTACTCACAGAATTACAGCCCGCCAACAGCCGCAAAATGACCGCCGCGCAGTATCTGGCTGGACACCCGATCCCACCCGGTCTCGTGCTGGGCGCCGGGCTGGCCCCGGCAACCAACGAGTGA
- the rsmB gene encoding 16S rRNA (cytosine(967)-C(5))-methyltransferase RsmB, translating to MASLGDGAVRGRNTRDRAQYHQRCNPCHDRQGPAGTHRITARQQPQNDRRAVSGWTPDPTRSRAGRRAGPGNQRVTTHQPSNKPPRRATARTLAQRVLLDVEQHETAANETLDEQLRRFPLEARDRALAQELIYGVLRHRSRLDWRLDQVASKPMAKLPAHIRTVLRLGAYQLLCLHKIPPSAAVNESVSLVKTGRTAPGYWTGFVNAVLRALIRTDIPEEPADGPVPSLSIRHSCPPWLTERWIARFGTERAAALCEATTTVPPLTIRANTLRISRDVLQAGLAELGYQARSTAVSPVGLVLEKCGSIEEIPLFHEGLFYVEDEAAQLIPLLLDPQPGELVLDACAAPGGKTTHLAARMENQGEIIALDRSAARLKFVGENCRRLGITIVHPIRADATAPFSSTARDRHFDRILVDAPCSGLGVLRRHPEAKWRKEAASLARHPAIQRQTLDQVSRLLRPGGVLVYSTCSSEPEENEQVIDQFCREHQDFHRESIAPWLPPSGSSFVTIQGDLSTMSNDQSMDLFFAARLRKAS from the coding sequence TTGGCGAGCCTCGGTGATGGAGCAGTCCGGGGGCGGAACACCCGGGACCGTGCACAGTACCACCAAAGATGCAATCCTTGTCACGACCGGCAAGGACCTGCTGGTACTCACAGAATTACAGCCCGCCAACAGCCGCAAAATGACCGCCGCGCAGTATCTGGCTGGACACCCGATCCCACCCGGTCTCGTGCTGGGCGCCGGGCTGGCCCCGGCAACCAACGAGTGACGACACATCAACCTTCTAATAAACCGCCTCGCCGGGCCACGGCGAGAACGCTGGCCCAGCGCGTGCTGCTCGATGTCGAGCAGCACGAGACCGCAGCCAATGAAACGCTTGACGAGCAGCTTCGCCGGTTTCCGCTCGAAGCCCGCGACCGGGCCCTCGCGCAGGAACTGATCTACGGCGTACTACGCCACCGAAGCCGTCTGGACTGGCGACTTGATCAGGTGGCGAGCAAACCGATGGCCAAACTGCCGGCCCACATCCGGACCGTGCTCCGCCTAGGCGCGTATCAATTATTATGTCTACACAAAATTCCCCCCTCAGCGGCTGTCAACGAATCCGTCTCACTGGTTAAAACAGGCCGGACCGCACCCGGCTACTGGACCGGTTTCGTCAATGCGGTGTTGCGGGCCTTGATTCGCACCGATATACCTGAAGAACCCGCTGATGGACCGGTCCCTTCGCTCTCGATCCGTCATTCCTGCCCACCCTGGCTGACGGAACGATGGATTGCGCGATTCGGAACGGAGCGCGCGGCGGCGCTGTGTGAAGCTACCACGACGGTTCCGCCTCTAACGATCCGCGCCAACACCCTGCGTATCTCGCGCGATGTGCTGCAGGCCGGGCTCGCCGAGCTCGGCTATCAGGCACGGTCGACGGCCGTCAGTCCGGTCGGGCTTGTGCTGGAGAAATGCGGCTCCATCGAGGAGATTCCGTTGTTCCACGAAGGACTATTTTATGTCGAGGACGAGGCGGCACAACTCATTCCGTTGCTGCTCGATCCGCAGCCGGGTGAATTAGTGCTAGATGCCTGCGCCGCGCCGGGAGGTAAAACGACGCATCTGGCCGCACGCATGGAGAACCAAGGGGAAATCATCGCGCTCGACCGGAGCGCCGCGCGATTGAAATTCGTGGGAGAGAATTGCCGTCGGCTGGGTATCACGATCGTGCACCCGATCCGCGCCGATGCGACCGCACCATTTTCATCGACAGCGCGCGACCGCCACTTCGACCGCATTCTTGTGGACGCCCCGTGCAGCGGACTCGGCGTGCTGCGGCGCCATCCGGAAGCCAAGTGGCGGAAGGAGGCCGCATCGCTGGCGCGGCATCCCGCAATACAACGACAGACCCTCGATCAAGTCTCCCGTCTCTTGCGACCCGGCGGGGTCCTCGTCTATAGTACGTGCTCGAGCGAGCCGGAAGAAAACGAACAGGTGATTGACCAGTTCTGCCGGGAGCACCAGGACTTTCACCGTGAATCCATCGCGCCGTGGCTGCCCCCCTCCGGCTCCTCCTTTGTGACCATCCAGGGCGATCTATCCACCATGTCGAACGACCAGTCCATGGATCTGTTCTTTGCGGCCAGGTTGCGAAAGGCATCGTGA
- a CDS encoding ribulose-phosphate 3-epimerase: protein MSTVRIAPSILSADFARLADEVARVEAGGADWLHVDVMDGHFVPNLTIGPPIVEALRKVTKLPLDVHLMITNADGYIREFADAGADYLTVHVEACPHLHRTVQSIKERKVKAGVTLNPATPLSSVEAILPDADLLLIMSVNPGFGGQSFIPASLEKIAQARAMITRTGSRAVLEVDGGVKVENAAKIVQAGADILVSGSTIFSSKDYGATIQALRQGGNTSAQSARAAATR from the coding sequence ATGTCGACCGTTCGAATCGCGCCGTCCATCCTCTCGGCTGATTTTGCCCGTTTGGCCGATGAAGTCGCACGCGTTGAAGCCGGCGGCGCGGACTGGCTGCACGTGGACGTCATGGACGGTCATTTCGTCCCGAACCTGACGATCGGCCCCCCGATCGTCGAAGCGCTTCGAAAAGTGACAAAGCTGCCGCTTGACGTCCATTTGATGATCACGAACGCTGACGGCTATATTAGAGAATTCGCCGACGCCGGGGCGGACTATCTGACCGTCCACGTCGAAGCCTGCCCGCATCTGCACCGGACGGTGCAGTCCATCAAGGAACGCAAGGTCAAGGCCGGCGTGACGCTAAATCCGGCTACCCCGCTGTCATCCGTCGAGGCAATCCTGCCGGACGCGGATCTGCTCCTGATCATGTCTGTCAATCCGGGCTTCGGCGGCCAGTCGTTTATCCCCGCGTCGCTGGAGAAAATTGCACAGGCCCGTGCCATGATCACCCGCACCGGTAGCCGCGCCGTCTTGGAAGTCGACGGTGGCGTGAAGGTGGAGAATGCGGCGAAGATCGTACAGGCTGGCGCAGACATTCTCGTCTCCGGTTCCACGATTTTCTCCAGCAAGGATTACGGCGCGACAATCCAGGCCCTGCGGCAGGGCGGAAACACTTCGGCGCAATCCGCCCGAGCGGCCGCTACGCGGTGA